From a region of the Panicum virgatum strain AP13 chromosome 2K, P.virgatum_v5, whole genome shotgun sequence genome:
- the LOC120676810 gene encoding urease-like isoform X2 has translation MKVQRGSLPGSADSNAAQDNDNLRIRRYIAKYTINPAIVNRFSDFVGSVEAGKLADLVLWKPSFFGAKPELVVKGGAIAWANMGDPNASIPTPEPVVMRPMFGAFGKAGSSNSIAFVSKLNFQSLGC, from the exons ATGAAGGTTCAAAGAGGTAGTTTACCTGGATCTGCAGACTCTAACGCTGCCCAGGACAATGACAACCTCCGTATAAgaagatacatagcaaaatacaCCATAAATCCAGCAATAGTGAATAGGTTTTCAGACTTTGTTGGTTCTGTTGAG GCGGGAAAATTAGCTGACCTTGTTCTTTGGAAACCTTCTTTCTTTGGCGCTAAACCAGAACTGGTTGTCAAGGGAGGTGCAATTGCATGGGCTAATATGGGTGATCCAAATGCTAGTATTCCAACACCTGAACCT GTTGTGATGCGACctatgtttggtgcatttggaaagGCTGGAAGTTCCAACTCAATTGCATTTGTGAGCAAG CTCAATTTTCAATCCCTAGGCTGCTAA
- the LOC120676810 gene encoding urease-like isoform X1 — MKVQRGSLPGSADSNAAQDNDNLRIRRYIAKYTINPAIVNRFSDFVGSVEAGKLADLVLWKPSFFGAKPELVVKGGAIAWANMGDPNASIPTPEPVVMRPMFGAFGKAGSSNSIAFVSKAAKEAGVAMEYKLEKRVEAVGGGLPFDKA; from the exons ATGAAGGTTCAAAGAGGTAGTTTACCTGGATCTGCAGACTCTAACGCTGCCCAGGACAATGACAACCTCCGTATAAgaagatacatagcaaaatacaCCATAAATCCAGCAATAGTGAATAGGTTTTCAGACTTTGTTGGTTCTGTTGAG GCGGGAAAATTAGCTGACCTTGTTCTTTGGAAACCTTCTTTCTTTGGCGCTAAACCAGAACTGGTTGTCAAGGGAGGTGCAATTGCATGGGCTAATATGGGTGATCCAAATGCTAGTATTCCAACACCTGAACCT GTTGTGATGCGACctatgtttggtgcatttggaaagGCTGGAAGTTCCAACTCAATTGCATTTGTGAGCAAG GCTGCTAAAGAAGCTGGTGTTGCAATGGAGTACAAATTAGAAAAGAGGGTGGAAGCTGTTGGTGGGGGTTTGCCGTTTGACAAAGCTTGA
- the LOC120676798 gene encoding uncharacterized protein At1g32220, chloroplastic-like has protein sequence MRSAVARLIRSSSASASASRLSSSPVLLETGKAFSSNATPSDPKHIEEPFKVEEAETVKVKPPSPEKLLVLGGSGFVGSHVCKEALDKGFVVSSLNRSGKPSVSESWADKVIWNQGNLLEPASLKDAMDDVSAVISCVGGFGSSSFMYKINGTANINAIRAAAEKGVKRFVYVSAADFGLVNYLLKGYYDGKRAAEAELLSKFTYGGVILRPGFIHGTRRVGSVKIPLSVVGAPMEMVLQNAKPLTRLPVVGPLLTPPVSVTSVAKVAVRAATDPVFPPGIVDVHGIMRYSEQK, from the exons ATGAGGTCGGCCGTGGCCCGTTTgatccgctcctcctccgcttccgcctccgcctcccgtcTCAG CTCATCGCCGGTTTTGCTGGAAACTGGGAAAGCATTCTCCAGCAATGCCACGCCCAGTGATCCGAAGCACATCGAGGAGCCTTTTAAGGTGGAGGAGGCAGAAACTGTGAAGGTGAAACCACCTTCTCCAGAAAAG CTGCTAGTGCTAGGAGGAAGTGGTTTTGTTGGATCACATGTTTGCAAAGAGGCTTTGGACAAAGGATTTGTTGTCTCTAGTCTTAATCG ATCTGGAAAGCCATCTGTAAGTGAATCATGGGCTGACAAAGTTATATGGAACCAAG GCAACCTCCTGGAACCAGCTTCATTGAAGGATGCTATGGATGATGTTTCTGCAGTG ATATCTTGTGTTGGAGGTTTTGGGTCAAGTTCATTCATGTACAAGATTAATGGGACTGCAAACATCAATGCCATTAGGGCTGCAGCTGAGAAAG GTGTAAAGAGATTTGTATATGTGTCGGCTGCAGACTTCGGTTTAGTGAATTACTTACTGAAAGGTTATTACGATGGCAAG AGAGCTGCAGAAGCTGAATTGCTGTCAAAATTCACATATGGAG GTGTGATACTGAGGCCTGGTTTTATTCATGGAACTCGTCGAGTGGGCAGTGTAAAGATACCTCTTAGTGTTGTTGGTGCCCCTATGGAAATG GTGCTCCAAAACGCAAAGCCATTGACCAGACTACCAGTTGTTGGCCCGCTGTTGACACCTCCAGTGAGTGTTACCTCGGTGGCGAAGGTTGCGGTGAGAGCAGCGACAGATCCGGTGTTCCCCCCTGGCATCGTTGATGTCCATGGGATCATGCGATACAGCGAGCAAAAGTAA
- the LOC120676846 gene encoding uncharacterized protein LOC120676846 translates to MPLPAAGPLPPGQDPTPHRRPPSPPPTVLCEIRSTAQPLLCRREEYLTMANVRVVASLEEVNTALQDLNIYDVGQVNEVQFQLHEQASLQDAAMMKMKTRPGRQGFRLLNPELLECKYEAKMMLETSMNHVLDASIQRINEDLERIVNSIATLRVLVNTPDHQIPHHGPALNERNRGVQHMIYPCPPFNTIPSFEHDDHHHRVPYQNAYATPAELNEACAHDRRAQRALWRANLRILEARKTILEKMKYEMISTMGREIKRVLEERSDLGVGYADYVFPPLE, encoded by the exons ATGCCTCTCCCAGCTGCCGGTCCTCTGCCTCCCGGTCAAGATCCGACACCGCACCGCCGTCCTCCGTCGCCTCCGCCTACCGTCCTGTGCGAGATCCGCAGCACCGCGCAGCCCCTTCTCTGCCGCCGAGAag AATATCTCACCATGGCCAACGTTAGAGTCGTCGCCAGCCTCGAGGAGGTGAACACCGCGCTGCAGGATCTGAACATCTATGATGTTGGTCAGGTTAATGAAGTTCAGTTTCAATTGCATGAGCAAGCATCGCTTCAAGACGCTGcaatgatgaagatgaagaccCGACCAGGAAGGCAGGGATTTAGATTGCTTAATCCGGAGTTGTTGGAGTGCAAGTATGAAGCCAAGATGATGCTAGAGACGTCTATGAACCACGTGCTTGACGCATCTATCCAGAGGATTAATGAAGACCTGGAGCGAATTGTAAACAGCATTGCAACACTAAGAGTCCTTGTGAACACCCCAGACCACCAGATCCCTCATCATGGACCTGCTCTTAATGAAAGAAATCGTGGAGTACAGCATATGATCTATCCTTGTCCTCCT TTCAATACCATCCCTTCTTTTGAACATGATGATCATCACCATAGAGTCCCATATCAAAATGCCTATGCTACACCAGCAGAGTTGAATGAAGCATGTGCTCATGACAGGCGTGCCCAGAGGGCACTCTGGAGGGCCAATCTCCGTATTCTGGAGGCGAGGAAAACTATCCTTGAAAAGATGAAGTACGAGATGATTTCAACAATGGGAAGAGAGATCAAGAGGGTGTTGGAGGAGCgatctgacttgggtgttggtTATGCGGACTATGTTTTTCCTCCCCTGGAATGA
- the LOC120696034 gene encoding mitogen-activated protein kinase kinase 9-like, producing the protein MACSVIPIAPHRVGFLPHQMMMRAPSPTPPPTPAPAPEELRLSDLDWVGDLGAGGFARVSKARHRRTGAVFALKMSYDADPDVEEEAEVLRRAAGSPHVVGCHAMLRGPAGEPAFALEFMDAGSLGRVLCRRRGGGVPEPALAEAAAHCVVGLAQLHSRGVAHLDVKPDNFLASSRGEIKISDFNTSRILYGGAGEHLQVPITAGTGAYFSPERFAPRARAGPHGAMAADVWGLGVTVLELFLGRFAVVPDVDKASAAELELAICHGEPLRVPEEAEASPELRGFVAACLQWEPARRATVPQLLGHPFLTRRDVEASRRALRDLIVQTL; encoded by the coding sequence ATGGCTTGCTCCGTCATCCCGATCGCGCCCCACCGGGTCGGCTTCCTCCCGCACCAGATGATGATGAGGGCCCCTTCTCCGACTCCGCCAccaacgccggcgccggcgccagagGAGCTGCGGCTGTCGGACCTCGACTGGGTCGGCgacctcggcgccggcggcttcgCCAGGGTCAGCaaggcgcgccaccgccgcaccggCGCCGTGTTCGCGCTCAAGATGTCGTACGACGCGGACCCcgacgtggaggaggaggccgaggtgctccgccgcgccgccgggtcGCCGCATGTCGTCGGCTGCCACGCCATGCTCCGCGggcccgccggcgagcccgcgTTCGCGCTCGAGTTCATGGACGCCGGCTCGCTCGGCCGCGTCCTGTGCCGGCGTCGGGGAGGAGGAGTCCCCGAGCCGGCGCTCGCCGAGGCGGCCGCGCACTGCGTCGTGGGGCTGGCCCAGCTCCACTCGCGCGGCGTCGCGCACCTGGACGTCAAGCCCGACAACTTCCTCGCCAGCTCCCGCGGCGAGATCAAGATCAGCGACTTCAACACGTCGAGGATCCtctacggcggcgccggcgagcatcTCCAGGTGCCCATcaccgccggcaccggcgcctaCTTCAGCCCCGAGCGGTTCGCGCCGAGAGCCCGCGCCGGGCCGCACGGTGCCATGGCCGCCGACGTCTGGGGCCTCGGGGTCACCGTCCTGGAGCTCTTCCTGGGCCGCTTCGCCGTCGTGCCGGACGTGGACAAGGCGTCTGCGGCGGAGCTGGAGCTGGCCATCTGCCACGGGGAGCCCCTGCGCGTGCCGGAAGAAGCAGAGGCGTCGCCGGAGCTGCGCGGGTTCGTGGCCGCGTGCCTGCAGTGGgagccggcgcggcgcgccACGGTGCCGCAGCTGCTCGGGCACCCGTTCCTCACCCGCCGCGACGTCGAGGCGTCAAGGCGCGCGCTGCGGGACCTCATCGTCCAGACGCTGTAG